Proteins from a genomic interval of Chionomys nivalis chromosome 7, mChiNiv1.1, whole genome shotgun sequence:
- the Timm22 gene encoding mitochondrial import inner membrane translocase subunit Tim22, whose translation MAAAAPKAGASAPEAACSAEAPLQYSLLLQYLVGDKRQPRLLEPGSLGGIPSPSKSEEQKMIERAMESCAFKAVLACVGGFVLGGAFGVFTAGIDTNVGFDPKDPYRTPTAKEVLKDMGQRGMSYAKNFAIVGAMFSCTECLVESYRGKSDWKNSVISGCITGGAIGFRAGVKAGAIGCGGFAAFSAAIDYYLR comes from the exons ATGGCGGCGGCTGCCCCCAAGGCTGGGGCTTCAGCTCCTGAGGCGGCTTGTTCCGCCGAAGCTCCGCTGCAGTACAGCCTTCTTCTGCAGTACCTGGTGGGTGACAAGCGTCAGCCCCGGCTCCTGGAGCCTGGCAGTCTGGGCGGGATCCCGAGTCCCTCCAAGAGCGAGGAGCAGAAGATGATCGAGAGGGCGATGGAAAGTTGCGCCTTCAAGGCTGTTCTAGCCTGCGTGGGAG GATTTGTCTTGGGAGGTGCATTTGGGGTCTTTACAGCCGGCATTGATACTAATGTAGGCTTTGACCCTAAGGACCCTTACCGGACACCAACCGCAAAAGAAGTTCTGAAAGACATGGGACAAAGAGGAATGTCATATGCCAAAAATTTTGCCATCGTGGGCGCCATGTTCTCGTGTACTGAGTGTCTGGTAGAATCT TACCGGGGAAAGTCAGACTGGAAGAACAGCGTCATCAGCGGCTGCATCACCGGCGGAGCCATTGGTTTCAGAG ctggtGTGAAGGCCGGGGCCATAGGTTGTGGAGGTTTTGCTGCTTTCTCTGCTGCAATCGATTATTACCTGCGGTGA